In Ancalomicrobiaceae bacterium S20, the following proteins share a genomic window:
- the rpoC gene encoding DNA-directed RNA polymerase subunit beta': protein MNQEVMNIFTPQAQVAPSFDAIRISISSPEKILSWSYGEIKKPETINYRTFKPERDGLFCARIFGPIKDYECLCGKYKRMKYKGVICEKCGVEVTLSRVRRERMGHIELAAPVAHIWFLKSLPSRIGMLMDMTLKDLERILYFEHYVVIEPGLTPLKLHQLLTEEEYLKAQDEYGEDSFTAMIGAEAIRDMLAAMDLPKIADQLRIDIQEATGDLKPKKLAKRLKLVESFIESGNRPEWMILTVVPVIPPDLRPLVPLDGGRFATSDLNDLYRRVINRNNRLKRLIELRAPDIIIRNEKRMLQEAVDALFDNGRRGRVITGANKRPLKSLADMLKGKQGRFRQNLLGKRVDYSGRSVIVVGPELKLHQCGLPKKMALELFKPFIYSRLDAKGLSSTVKQAKKLVEKERPEVWDILDEVIREHPVMLNRAPTLHRLGIQAFEPVLIEGKAIQLHPLVCTAFNADFDGDQMAVHVPLSLEAQLEARVLMMSTNNILHPANGQPIIVPSQDIVLGLYYLSIMAENEPGEGMAFGNLGELNHALAAKAITLHTKIRGRWSGVDKEGKSFTKIYETTPGRLLIGDLLPRHPGITFDVCNQLMTKKNISGMIDAVYRTCGQKETVIFCDKIMSLGFHNAFKAGISFGKDDMVIPDTKPRMVAETQAAAKEFEQQYQDGLITQGEKYNKVVDAWAKCTDRIAEEMMKRISTVQIDQETKRQKPINSIYMMSHSGARGSPTQMRQLAAMRGLMAKPSGEIIETPIISNFKEGLTVLEYFNSTHGARKGLADTALKTANSGYLTRRLVDVAQDSIITEQDCGTDQGIRVQAIVDAGQVVASLAMRILGRVTAEDLVDPNAGTVVVPKGTLLEEAHVKRVEAAGIQSVRIRSVLTCETKIGVCVQCYGRDLARGTPVNMGEAVGVIAAQSIGEPGTQLTMRTFHVGGTAQVVDSSFVESNFEGTVKMRNRNVVRDSEGRLVVMGRNTSVVVVDADGSERAVHRLIYGSRLFVDEGDKVKRGQRIAEWDPYTRPIMTEVDGIIGYEDLIDGQTIQETADEATGITKRVVIDWRTSARTGDLKPALVIKGADGKILRLSRGGEARYTLPVDAILSVEPGGSIRAGDVIARIPLESAKTRDITGGLPRVAELFEARRPKDHAIIAEIDGTIRFGRDYKNKRRILIEPADASLEPVEYLIPKGKHVYLQDGDIVEKGDFILDGNPAPHDILAIKGVEALAAYLVNEIQEVYRLQGVVINDKHIEVIVRQMLQKVEVTDAGDTDLIVGEQVDKIDFDAVNEALVAEGKKPASASPVLLGITKASLQTRSFISAASFQETTRVLTEAAVAGKIDSLEGLKENVIVGRLIPAGTGSVMNRVRQIATRRDELILEERKGQQVEPVPAEAPALPAAE, encoded by the coding sequence ATGAACCAAGAAGTGATGAACATCTTCACCCCGCAGGCTCAGGTGGCGCCGAGCTTCGACGCCATCCGGATCTCGATCTCGAGCCCGGAGAAGATCCTGTCGTGGTCCTACGGCGAGATCAAGAAGCCGGAGACCATCAACTACCGCACGTTCAAGCCCGAGCGTGACGGTCTGTTCTGCGCGCGTATCTTCGGACCGATCAAGGACTACGAGTGCTTGTGCGGCAAGTACAAGCGCATGAAGTACAAGGGCGTCATCTGCGAGAAGTGCGGCGTCGAGGTCACTCTGAGCCGCGTGCGCCGCGAGCGCATGGGCCACATCGAGCTCGCCGCCCCGGTCGCGCACATCTGGTTCCTGAAGTCGCTGCCGAGCCGCATCGGCATGCTCATGGACATGACGCTCAAGGATCTCGAGCGCATCCTGTACTTCGAGCACTACGTCGTCATCGAGCCGGGCCTGACGCCGCTGAAGCTGCATCAGCTGCTGACGGAGGAGGAGTACCTCAAGGCTCAGGACGAGTACGGCGAGGACAGCTTCACCGCCATGATCGGCGCGGAGGCGATCCGCGACATGCTCGCGGCGATGGACCTGCCGAAGATCGCCGACCAGCTGCGTATCGACATTCAGGAAGCCACCGGCGACCTGAAGCCGAAGAAGCTCGCCAAGCGGCTGAAGCTCGTCGAGAGCTTCATCGAGTCCGGCAACCGTCCGGAGTGGATGATCCTGACCGTGGTTCCGGTGATCCCGCCGGACCTGCGTCCGCTCGTGCCTCTCGACGGCGGCCGCTTCGCGACCTCGGACCTGAACGACCTCTATCGCCGCGTCATCAACCGTAACAACCGCCTCAAGCGGCTGATCGAGCTGCGCGCGCCGGACATCATCATCCGCAACGAGAAGCGCATGCTTCAGGAAGCGGTCGATGCGCTGTTCGACAACGGCCGTCGCGGCCGCGTGATCACGGGCGCCAACAAGCGCCCGCTGAAGTCGCTCGCCGACATGCTGAAGGGCAAGCAGGGTCGGTTCCGTCAGAACCTGCTCGGCAAGCGCGTCGACTATTCGGGCCGTTCGGTCATCGTCGTCGGTCCGGAGCTCAAGCTGCACCAGTGCGGCCTGCCGAAGAAGATGGCGCTCGAGCTGTTCAAGCCGTTCATCTACTCGCGCCTCGACGCCAAGGGCCTCTCTTCGACGGTCAAGCAGGCGAAGAAGCTGGTCGAGAAGGAGCGGCCGGAGGTCTGGGACATCCTCGACGAGGTGATCCGCGAACATCCGGTCATGCTGAACCGCGCCCCGACGCTGCACCGCCTCGGCATCCAGGCCTTCGAGCCGGTGCTGATCGAGGGCAAGGCGATCCAGCTGCATCCGCTGGTCTGTACCGCGTTCAACGCCGACTTCGACGGCGACCAGATGGCCGTGCACGTTCCGCTGAGCCTCGAGGCGCAGCTGGAAGCGCGCGTCCTGATGATGTCGACCAACAACATCCTGCACCCGGCCAACGGTCAGCCGATCATCGTGCCGTCGCAGGATATCGTCCTCGGCCTCTACTATCTGTCGATCATGGCGGAGAACGAGCCGGGCGAGGGCATGGCCTTCGGCAATCTCGGCGAGCTCAACCACGCGCTCGCCGCCAAGGCGATCACGCTGCACACCAAGATCCGCGGCCGCTGGTCGGGCGTGGACAAGGAAGGCAAGTCGTTCACCAAGATCTACGAGACGACCCCGGGTCGTCTCCTGATCGGTGACCTGTTGCCGCGGCACCCGGGCATCACCTTCGACGTCTGCAACCAGCTGATGACGAAGAAGAACATCTCGGGAATGATCGACGCGGTCTACCGCACCTGCGGCCAGAAGGAGACCGTGATCTTCTGCGACAAGATCATGTCGCTCGGCTTCCACAATGCGTTCAAGGCCGGCATCTCGTTCGGCAAGGACGACATGGTGATCCCGGACACCAAGCCGCGGATGGTCGCCGAGACCCAGGCTGCGGCCAAGGAGTTCGAGCAGCAGTACCAGGACGGCCTGATCACGCAGGGCGAGAAGTACAACAAGGTCGTCGACGCCTGGGCGAAGTGCACGGACCGCATCGCCGAGGAGATGATGAAGCGCATCTCCACGGTGCAGATCGACCAGGAGACCAAGCGGCAGAAGCCGATCAACTCGATCTACATGATGTCGCACTCCGGTGCCCGTGGTTCGCCGACCCAGATGCGCCAGCTCGCCGCCATGCGCGGCCTGATGGCCAAGCCGTCGGGCGAGATCATCGAGACGCCGATCATCTCGAACTTCAAGGAAGGCCTGACCGTTCTCGAGTACTTCAACTCGACGCACGGTGCCCGTAAGGGCCTCGCCGACACGGCGCTGAAGACCGCGAACTCGGGCTACCTGACCCGTCGTCTCGTCGACGTGGCGCAGGACAGCATCATCACGGAGCAGGACTGCGGCACCGATCAGGGCATCCGCGTCCAGGCGATCGTCGATGCGGGTCAGGTCGTGGCGTCGCTGGCGATGCGCATCCTCGGCCGCGTCACCGCCGAGGATCTGGTCGACCCGAATGCTGGCACGGTCGTGGTTCCGAAGGGCACGCTGCTCGAGGAGGCGCATGTCAAGCGGGTCGAGGCGGCCGGCATCCAGTCGGTGCGCATCCGCTCGGTGCTGACCTGCGAGACCAAGATCGGCGTCTGCGTGCAGTGCTACGGTCGCGACCTGGCGCGTGGCACGCCCGTCAACATGGGCGAGGCGGTCGGCGTCATCGCGGCGCAGTCGATCGGCGAGCCGGGCACGCAGCTCACGATGCGTACCTTCCACGTCGGCGGCACGGCGCAGGTGGTCGACTCCTCGTTCGTGGAGTCGAACTTCGAAGGCACCGTGAAGATGCGCAACCGCAACGTGGTGCGCGACTCGGAAGGCCGTCTGGTCGTCATGGGCCGCAACACCTCGGTCGTCGTCGTCGACGCGGACGGGTCGGAGCGGGCGGTGCACCGCCTGATCTACGGCTCGCGCCTGTTCGTCGACGAGGGCGACAAGGTCAAGCGCGGCCAGCGTATCGCGGAGTGGGATCCCTACACCCGTCCGATCATGACCGAAGTCGATGGCATCATCGGCTACGAGGACCTGATCGACGGTCAGACGATCCAGGAGACGGCCGACGAGGCGACGGGCATCACCAAGCGCGTCGTCATCGACTGGCGCACCTCGGCGCGCACCGGCGATCTGAAGCCGGCGCTCGTCATCAAGGGCGCCGACGGCAAGATCCTGCGCCTGTCGCGCGGCGGCGAGGCTCGCTATACCCTGCCGGTGGATGCGATCCTCTCGGTCGAGCCGGGCGGTTCGATCCGGGCGGGCGATGTCATCGCCCGTATCCCGCTCGAGAGCGCCAAGACCCGCGACATCACCGGCGGTCTGCCGCGCGTCGCGGAGCTGTTCGAGGCCCGGCGTCCGAAGGATCACGCGATCATCGCGGAGATCGACGGCACGATCCGCTTCGGCCGCGACTACAAGAACAAGCGTCGGATCCTGATCGAACCGGCGGATGCGAGCCTGGAGCCGGTCGAGTACCTGATTCCGAAGGGCAAGCACGTCTATCTGCAGGACGGCGACATCGTCGAGAAGGGCGACTTCATTCTCGACGGCAACCCGGCCCCGCACGACATCCTGGCGATCAAGGGCGTGGAGGCTCTCGCGGCCTACCTCGTCAACGAGATCCAGGAGGTCTACCGATTGCAGGGCGTCGTGATCAACGACAAGCACATCGAGGTCATCGTCCGTCAGATGCTGCAGAAGGTCGAAGTGACCGATGCCGGCGACACGGACCTGATCGTCGGCGAGCAGGTCGACAAGATCGACTTCGACGCCGTCAACGAGGCGCTGGTCGCGGAAGGCAAGAAGCCGGCTTCGGCGAGCCCGGTGCTGCTCGGCATCACCAAGGCGTCGCTGCAGACCCGGTCGTTCATCTCGGCCGCGTCGTTCCAGGAGACCACCCGCGTCCTCACCGAGGCGGCGGTCGCCGGCAAGATCGACTCGCTCGAGGGCCTGAAGGAGAACGTGATCGTCGGCCGTCTGATCCCGGCCGGCACGGGCTCGGTGATGAACCGCGTCCGCCAGATCGCCACCCGGCGCGACGAGCTCATCCTCGAGGAGCGCAAGGGCCAGCAGGTCGAGCCGGTTCCGGCCGAGGCGCCGGCGCTGCCGGCGGCCGAGTGA